In one window of Melospiza melodia melodia isolate bMelMel2 chromosome 21, bMelMel2.pri, whole genome shotgun sequence DNA:
- the UNC119 gene encoding protein unc-119 homolog A, whose translation MKVKKSGGAGGAAAARTEEELGRKALIGPDDVLGLQRVTSDYLCTPEENVYKIDFTRFKIRDMESGTVLFEITKPAASEREHNDRKDVDPNAGRFVRYQFTPAFLRLRQVGATVEFTVGDKPINNFRMIERHYFRDQLLKSFDFEFGFCIPSSKNTCEHIYEFPQLSEDLIREMILHPYETQSDSFYFVDNKLVMHNKADYSYSGGP comes from the exons atgAAGGTGAAGaagagcggcggggccgggggggcggcggcggccagGACCGAGGAGGAGCTGGGCCGAAAGGCGCTCATCGGGCCCGACgatgtgctggggctgcagcgggTCACCAGCG ATTATTTGTGCACTCCCGAGGAAAATGTTTACAAGATAGACTTCACCAGGTTCAAAATCCGGGACATGGAATCTGGCACAGTCTTGTTTGAAATCACCAAGCCAGCGGCTTCAG AGCGGGAGCACAATGACAGGAAGGACGTGGACCCCAACGCCGGACGCTTCGTGCGCTATCAGTTCACGCCCGCCTTCCTCAGACTGCGGCAAGTGGGAGCCAC GGTGGAATTCACAGTAGGGGACAAACCCATTAATAATTTCCGTATGATCGAGCGGCACTACTTCCGTGACCAGCTGCTGAAAAGTTTTGATTTTGAATTTGGCTTCTGCATCCCCAGCAGTAAAAATACTTGTGAGCACATCTATGAATTCCCCCAGCTCTCGGAGGATCTCA ttcgAGAGATGATCCTGCACCCCTACGAGACACAGTCGGACAGTTTCTACTTTGTAGACAACAAGCTGGTGATGCACAACAAGGCAGATTATTCATACAGTGGAGGACCTTGA
- the PIGS gene encoding GPI transamidase component PIG-S isoform X2, with translation MVAAAAAMAADEAERARGRRAALSFATIAVVLGLPLWWKTTETYRAALPYADIDGLSQQPVQLVVPMAVVFAPGSVPRDLPRPLPFRDVQEMEISVNLRSSVTSRYEMRYRSTTAQEEAALAAATAREADAALYPLQDTTLGSLTMYVVPETSSLLPQGISVYVGKHRSALLRAGGGLAALQARLREVTQLMSFTATSIAAALSDRVPDGQLGPDARRSLKSSLGYEITFSLLNPDPKSHTVDWDIEGAVNRFVKPVLDKLSLVANFSVDSQILYYAVLGVTPRYDKESSSFLLSAHSLPHVINPVEARLGSSAASLYPVLNFLLYVPERSHSPLYIQDKDGAPVSTNAFHSPRWGGIMVYNVEAPASPQASLPVHVDVDMARVMEVFLAQLRLLFGLSREEVPPEFLLESPGNEGLADWELDHLLWAHTVENIATVSTTLTSLAQLLDKIGNIVIKDDVASEVYRAVASVQSAVTELSLGHLLAAFQASKEAVTCSERAFFDPSLLHLLYFPDDQKFAIYIPLFLPMAVPILLSLAKIVRETRLRKKEPTKMD, from the exons ATGGTGGCGGCTGCGGCGGCGATGGCGGCGGATGAGGCAG AgcgggcgcggggccggcgcGCCGCCCTGTCCTTCGCGACCATCGCCGTGGTGCTGGGGCTGCCGCTGTGGTGGAAAACCACCGAGACCTACCGGGCTGCCCTGCCCTACGCGGACATCGATGGGCTCAGCCAGCAGCCG GTTCAGCTGGTGGTGCCCATGGCCGTGGTGTTCGCCCCGGGATCGGTGCCCAGGGATCTGCCGAGGCCGCTGCCCTTCAGGGACGTGCAGGAGATGGAGATTTCCGTGAACC TGAGAAGCAGCGTCACGTCCCGCTATGAGATGCGCTATCGCAGCACCACGGCTcaggaggaggcagcactggctgcagccactGCACGAG AGGCTGATGCTGCTCTGTACCCGCTGCAGGACACCACCCTGGGCTCTCTGACCATGTATGTGGTCCCTGAAACCTCCTCTCTCCTGCCTCAG gGCATCAGTGTCTACGTGGGGAAGCACCGCAGCGCCCTGCTGAGGGCTGGGGGTggcctggctgccctgcaggcccGGCTGAGGGAGGTGACACAGCTGATGTCCTTCACTGCCACCTCCATCGCCGCCGCCCTCTCGGACCGTGTGCCCGACGGGCAGCTGGGCCCCGACGCACGGCGCAGCCTGAAATCCAGCCTGG GGTATGAGATCACCTTCAGCCTGCTGAACCCCGACCCCAAGTCCCACACGGTGGACTGGGACATCGAGGGGGCTGTGAACCGCTTTGTGAAGCCCGTCCTGGACAAGCTGAGCTTGGTGGCCAACTTTTCTGTGGATTCAcag ATCCTGTACTACGCTGTCCTAGGAGTGACACCACGCTATGACAAGGAGTCCTCCAGCTTCCTCCTGAGTGCTCACAGCCTCCCACACGTCATCAACCCCGTGGAGGCCCGGCTGG GCTCCAGTGCTGCATCACTCTACCCCGTGCTGAACTTCCTGCTCTATGTGCCAGAGCGCTCCCACTCCCCTCTGTACATCCAGGACAAGGATGGAGCCCCAGTGAGCACCAACGCCTTCCACAGCCCTCGCTGGGGTGGCATCATG GTTTACAACGTTGAAGCCCCTGCTTCCCCCCAAGCCTCCCTCCCTGTGCATGTGGATGTGGACATGGCACGAGTGATGGAGGTTTTCCTGGCCCAGCTCCG GTTACTCTTTGGGCTGTCTCGGGAAGAGGTGCCCCCCGAGTTCCTGCTGGAAAGCCCAGGGAATGAGGGGCTGGCAGACTGGGAGCTGGATCACCTGCTGTGGGCCCACACCGTGGAGAACATCGCCACCGTGTCCACCACGCTGACCTCGCTGGCCCAGCTCCTGGACAAGATCGGGAACATCGTCATCAAGGATGATGTTGCCTCTGAG GTGTACCGGGCAGTGGCCTCAGTGCAGAGCGCTGTgaccgagctgtccctgggcCACCTGCTCGCAGCTTTCCAGGCCAGCAAGGAGGCTGTCACCTGCTCAGAGAGGGCTTTCTTTGACCCatctctcctccatctcctctACTTTCCTGATGACCAGAAATTTGCCATCTACATCCCGCTCTTCCTGCCCATGGCTGTCCCAATTCTCCTGTCCTTGGCCAAGATTGTCCGGGAGACCAGGCTGCGGAAGAAGGAGCCCACCAAAATGGACTGA
- the PIGS gene encoding GPI transamidase component PIG-S isoform X1 has product MVAAAAAMAADEAERARGRRAALSFATIAVVLGLPLWWKTTETYRAALPYADIDGLSQQPVQLVVPMAVVFAPGSVPRDLPRPLPFRDVQEMEISVNLRSSVTSRYEMRYRSTTAQEEAALAAATARVLPSSPEADAALYPLQDTTLGSLTMYVVPETSSLLPQGISVYVGKHRSALLRAGGGLAALQARLREVTQLMSFTATSIAAALSDRVPDGQLGPDARRSLKSSLGYEITFSLLNPDPKSHTVDWDIEGAVNRFVKPVLDKLSLVANFSVDSQILYYAVLGVTPRYDKESSSFLLSAHSLPHVINPVEARLGSSAASLYPVLNFLLYVPERSHSPLYIQDKDGAPVSTNAFHSPRWGGIMVYNVEAPASPQASLPVHVDVDMARVMEVFLAQLRLLFGLSREEVPPEFLLESPGNEGLADWELDHLLWAHTVENIATVSTTLTSLAQLLDKIGNIVIKDDVASEVYRAVASVQSAVTELSLGHLLAAFQASKEAVTCSERAFFDPSLLHLLYFPDDQKFAIYIPLFLPMAVPILLSLAKIVRETRLRKKEPTKMD; this is encoded by the exons ATGGTGGCGGCTGCGGCGGCGATGGCGGCGGATGAGGCAG AgcgggcgcggggccggcgcGCCGCCCTGTCCTTCGCGACCATCGCCGTGGTGCTGGGGCTGCCGCTGTGGTGGAAAACCACCGAGACCTACCGGGCTGCCCTGCCCTACGCGGACATCGATGGGCTCAGCCAGCAGCCG GTTCAGCTGGTGGTGCCCATGGCCGTGGTGTTCGCCCCGGGATCGGTGCCCAGGGATCTGCCGAGGCCGCTGCCCTTCAGGGACGTGCAGGAGATGGAGATTTCCGTGAACC TGAGAAGCAGCGTCACGTCCCGCTATGAGATGCGCTATCGCAGCACCACGGCTcaggaggaggcagcactggctgcagccactGCACGAG TGCTTCCATCTTCCCCAGAGGCTGATGCTGCTCTGTACCCGCTGCAGGACACCACCCTGGGCTCTCTGACCATGTATGTGGTCCCTGAAACCTCCTCTCTCCTGCCTCAG gGCATCAGTGTCTACGTGGGGAAGCACCGCAGCGCCCTGCTGAGGGCTGGGGGTggcctggctgccctgcaggcccGGCTGAGGGAGGTGACACAGCTGATGTCCTTCACTGCCACCTCCATCGCCGCCGCCCTCTCGGACCGTGTGCCCGACGGGCAGCTGGGCCCCGACGCACGGCGCAGCCTGAAATCCAGCCTGG GGTATGAGATCACCTTCAGCCTGCTGAACCCCGACCCCAAGTCCCACACGGTGGACTGGGACATCGAGGGGGCTGTGAACCGCTTTGTGAAGCCCGTCCTGGACAAGCTGAGCTTGGTGGCCAACTTTTCTGTGGATTCAcag ATCCTGTACTACGCTGTCCTAGGAGTGACACCACGCTATGACAAGGAGTCCTCCAGCTTCCTCCTGAGTGCTCACAGCCTCCCACACGTCATCAACCCCGTGGAGGCCCGGCTGG GCTCCAGTGCTGCATCACTCTACCCCGTGCTGAACTTCCTGCTCTATGTGCCAGAGCGCTCCCACTCCCCTCTGTACATCCAGGACAAGGATGGAGCCCCAGTGAGCACCAACGCCTTCCACAGCCCTCGCTGGGGTGGCATCATG GTTTACAACGTTGAAGCCCCTGCTTCCCCCCAAGCCTCCCTCCCTGTGCATGTGGATGTGGACATGGCACGAGTGATGGAGGTTTTCCTGGCCCAGCTCCG GTTACTCTTTGGGCTGTCTCGGGAAGAGGTGCCCCCCGAGTTCCTGCTGGAAAGCCCAGGGAATGAGGGGCTGGCAGACTGGGAGCTGGATCACCTGCTGTGGGCCCACACCGTGGAGAACATCGCCACCGTGTCCACCACGCTGACCTCGCTGGCCCAGCTCCTGGACAAGATCGGGAACATCGTCATCAAGGATGATGTTGCCTCTGAG GTGTACCGGGCAGTGGCCTCAGTGCAGAGCGCTGTgaccgagctgtccctgggcCACCTGCTCGCAGCTTTCCAGGCCAGCAAGGAGGCTGTCACCTGCTCAGAGAGGGCTTTCTTTGACCCatctctcctccatctcctctACTTTCCTGATGACCAGAAATTTGCCATCTACATCCCGCTCTTCCTGCCCATGGCTGTCCCAATTCTCCTGTCCTTGGCCAAGATTGTCCGGGAGACCAGGCTGCGGAAGAAGGAGCCCACCAAAATGGACTGA